The sequence below is a genomic window from Aureispira sp. CCB-E.
ACGTATCGAAGAGTCTGAGTTGACAGAAATGGTTGTAACAGATACCATTCCTTTGAAGCAGGCTTGCTCTAAAATAAAAGTAGTTCCGGCTGCTAAATTATTCTCTAGAGCTATTAGAAATGTACACGAATATCGTTCTATTTCTGCTTTGTTTGTCGAGAAAGACAAAAGCAGTTTAGTCAAGTAAATCCATAACAAATCCAAACGAGTGGTCTCACTTTATTCTGATGATGCTATCGTAGAGTAGTATTATAATGAACAAAAACTTGAGACAATTGCATTTGATGGTTACATAAAATAGAAACGTCTAGCAGGTAGGGATTGCTAGACGTTTTTCTTTTCTAAAAAAGAACCGAATTAATTTTACTAACTATGGGTTTTCTGCTATGAGTAATTCATTTTTATTACACCAATAATTAGACCAAGATACATTTTCTAAAAATTTTAACATCTATAGAGATGTATCGTAAGAAGAATGCTTTTCCTACCCCACAAAATAAGTATGCAACTCAAACATTTGCACAATTGCAACTATCAACATAACAATAAGCAAATACCGCACAAAGCCATTTGACTTAGGGTAAGTAGTTGCAAATTTGGCGGCTAGATAAGCACCGATTCCTTGCCCTATTGCCAAAACGGTTCCGATCTCCCAATCAATTTTATTTTCTACGGCAAAGATGGCAATACAAGCTATTGTATACAAAGCTATAGCTGCTAGTTTAATCCCGTTGGCATCCACCAAACTATACCGTCCTGCCAAAGCTAAAAAGACAACTAAAAAAACACCTGTCCCTACTTGTATAAAACCTGCATAAAATCCCATTAATATAAAGATAGGAATCATCCATTTGTTCATCTTGTGGCTATGATCTGTTGAACGAATCCATTTTTTTGGATTCGCTAATACTAAAACCAACATTACCAAGAGCAGGTACTTAAAAATATCTTTAAAAGCATCGTTGTCAATATATTTGGCTGCCAGTACGGCCCCTCCGAGTGCTCCTACAAATATTGAAAGGATAATCCACCAGCTTTTCTTGACATTCAGATGTCCATTTTTATAAAAAGTCGGCAAAGCCATCAAAGCCATTGCCATAATGCCGATTCGATTCGTTCCATTGGCTATATCTGCGTCTAAACCGACTATTTGAATCAAAACATACAGGGTCAATACTGACCCTAAACCTGCTAGAGTAGCGACAAAACCTGCAAAAGCACCACATAAAACAATCCACGCATATAATTCCATACAAAGCATTTTATTCAATGAGAATTACTTAAATTGCCCATTTGAGACCACTCAATAATGAAGTTGATTAACGTATTTCTTGACACAACTCCACCAAAACACCATTGGTTGTTTTAGGGTGCAAAAAGCAAACGAGTTTGTTATCTGCTCCTTTTTTAGGCTCAGGATTAAGAATCGTAAAGCCTTCCGCTGCCAAACGTTTCATTTCGGCATGAATATCGTCAACTTCAAAGGCAATGTGATGAATTCCTTCTCCTCTCTTTTCGATAAATTTTGCAATAGGACTATCTTCTCTTGTTGCTTCTAATAGTTCTATTTTAGTCTCTCCGCACTGAAAGAAAGAAGTAGCAACTCCTTCTGATTCCACCGCTTCTACTTTGTAATGCGCTTCGCCAAATAATTTAGCAAATAAAGCATTGCTAGTACTTAAGTCTTTTATTGCGATACCAATATGTTCTACTTTCATTTTTTTAGCTTTTTTGATAATAACCTTCTAGAGTTTAAATAAGTTGTCAAAAGTTGTCTCTTTTTTTGTCTGCAAATATAAACAAGTCAAGAACATTTTTAGCCAAACTTCAAATCTCCTCAGCTCCAAAACTTACCTCCAAAAACATTAACTATTGATTTACAAACTCTTAACACATTATTAACTATTTTATTTTGTTATGATATAGGTATTCATCAACTAAAAAAAGTACTATTTGTTACTTAAAAGCAAAATTATAGATTACTTTTGTAGTCTGTGTGCAAATTTGTAATGAATAGAGTATCATCTATATCTAAAAAATCTATAACTTTTGGACGTTCCAACAAGTAGCTAATATTTATACAAAGACCAACAGATAATTAAGCTTATATCGTCAAAAAACGATGCACAACTTGCAGGTTACAATCGTCCAACCAAAATTCAAAACATGGGTGCAATAAAATTTTTCATACAAGGCATCAAACACTTCAAAGAAGTGGGTACCTTTTCCAGATCTTCTCATTTTGTAGGGAAAACGATGACAAAAGACAAGCATGTTGACTTTAGTACTGCAAAATGTATTGTTGAACTAGGGGCTGGAGATGGACCTATTACCAAACAAATCTTGAAAAAGATGGCTCCAGATGCAAAACTGCTCTGCTTCGAAATTAACGATAAATTTTATGAAGAATTGCAAGAAAAATTTGGGCACGATGAGCGTATTACGATCATTAATGATGACGCCAAAAAATTAGGCGATTACATCCGTCAAGCAGGTTACGAAAAAGCAGATGCTGTGATTTCCGCGATTCCTTTTGTGATTATTCCCGAAGATGACATTATAGAAGAAGCACACAAATTCTTAAAAAAAGGAGGCAAATACGTTCAGTTACACTACTCTTTGGTAGCAAAAAAACGTTACGAGCGTATATTTAATAATATGGAGATTGATTTTGTCATGCTCAATGTACCTCCTGCATTTATTCACGTTTGTGAAAAACTCTAGTTTGATTTTACTGTTCATCATCATAATTTATAGGCACTCTTTTGAGTGCCTTTTTCTTTATATATTAGCAACCAAAATAGTACGATTCAAGAAGGCTTCAGAAAAAATTACATAATACGCTTCTTTGCCTGATTACTTTAAATTTATTTTGTTATTAATATCTACCCCACCAACCACTAAATTCAATTGCCTTCCATGGAACATTGGTTAGTGGAAAATACCAACCTCTATCTCATCAATAGCTTGTGCTAAACAGCAACAACAAGGTTCTATAAGTAGAAACAAGCTATTTTAGATTCTGTATACTGACATAAATTTGCCCATACAATAGCAATAGTAGTTCGTTAAAGCCTCTGCATTTTTTATCATATCAAGTGCTTGAGCATCATCAGATCCACCGCACTATATCTCAATTTATATGAAATCTAAATATTTTATTTTAGCGTTACTTTTATTCGGAACAGTAACCAACCAAGCTCAGAACCAAGCTCATATTGATAGTCTGATACAATTAGCCCAAAAAGAAACCATTGTAATCACAAAGGTTAAACTACTCAACCAAATTGCAAAAATGTATCGCTATTCGAACCCACAAAAAGCTATTGAATACAATCAAAAAGCAATCTACTTAATTCCCAAAGACTCTTGCGATAAACTTGGCAATTTATATAGTACGATGGGAACCATCTATGGGCATATTGGCGAATTATCACAGACATTGTTTTACTTAGATAGTGCCGCAACCTTATTCACTCGTGCAAAGAGTTTTGATAAATTAGCTTCTATTTATAGTAATATGAGTGCCACTCATTTTTTTATGAGTGCGTTTCAAAAAAGCGCTGAATATCTATATAAAAGCATTCGAATTAACGAACAGTTTGGCGATACAGCAGGACTAGCCTATAATTTCGCAGCTTTGGCAGCGATGAAATATGAACTAAAAGAATTTGAAGCTTCTATTCAAATGGGCAGAAAAGTACTGGAACAATATCCTCTCCAAAATGAATTCTTATTCATGGGAAATACGTCCCTAAATATTGGTTTAGCCTATTCAAGTATCAATAAAGTCGACACGGCTCTATTTTACCTAGATCAGGGCTTGGACTATTTTGAGAAAGAAAATTATCTAGGTGGAAAGGCTAAAATTTACAGCGAAAAAAGTTCGTTATACCTCAAACACCAACAAATAGATTCTGCCAAACAGTACATTCATAAAGCTCTAAGTCTCAAAGAATATATTACAGATCAAAATCAGAAGTTAGACATTCAAATGAGTTTGGCGAATATCTATTTTTATGAAAATAACCATTCTAAAAGTATACAACTGTATGATACAGTAAGAAAAGTAGCACACAAGATTCCTTATAGGGCAATTGAAAAAGCAGCTTTAGAAGGACTGATTGATAATTATCAAGCATTAAAACAATATGCTAAGGTCGCTGAATATTTGCGAGCGTATATTGTATTAAAAGATACCATTCTGAATGCCGAAAAACAACAGCAGATTAAAGAAATGGAAATCAAATATGAAACCAATAAAAAAGAACAAGAAATCGCATTACTGGCAAAAGACCGTGACATTCATGCTCTAAATGCCTTGCGAAACCAACAATGGGCATATAGTGCTTTTATTATCTTGATTTTAGTCCTTTTAATCTCCTTCTTGTTGCTCCGACAAAATAAACTCCGTGCCCAGCAAAAAACAGCACAATTAAAACATCAACTGCTTAGAAATCAAATGAATCCTCATTTTATTTTTAACGCCTTGACAGCCATCCAAAGCTATGTCTACGAAAACAATCCCAAAGCCGCAGGAGTATACTTATCTTCCTTTGCCAAACTGGTTCGGGCTATCCTCGAAAATTCAAGAAAAGAGTACATTACCCTAGATAAGGAAATTCAGTGGCTCGAAAATTATCTAAAATTACAATTACTGCGTTTTGATCACCAGTTTGAGTATCAAATTAACCTTGACCCACAATTAGACTCCTACGAATTGTTGATACCACCTATGTTAACGCAGCCTTTCATTGAGAATGCCTTAGAGCATGGTCTTAAAAACATTGACTACAAAGGAAAAATTACAATTCAATTTACAATCGAAGCAACGCAGCTGTTAAAAATAAGTGTTGAAGATAATGGCATTGGTTATTCGCCCCCCTCCTCCCACGCTACCTCAACTCATAATTCTTTAGCAACTAAAATTACCCAAGAGCGACTTTTATTTTTAAATAAAAATCAAGCAAACGACATCCACTTTTCTATAAAACCAGCACAACCTTCTGGGACTATTGTTTCTTTTATCATCCCTCTTAAATCTATTTAATATGCGTGTCATAATTGTTGATGATGAAGCAAGGGCAAGAAAAGCCCTTCGCCAGACAATCCTACTCTATACTCCACACCTTGATATTGTTGGTGAGGCACACAGTGTCCCCTCAGCTATCGAGAAAATCCGAAACCACCAACCCGATTTGGTACTGTTGGATGTTCAACTAGGTGATGGCAATGGTTTTGATGTTCTAAACAAGACCAAACCCTATTCTTTTCAAGTTATCTTTATAACGGCTTACAATCAATATGCTGTAAAAGCATTCAAGGTAGCAGCTATTGATTATATACTCAAACCCATTGATCCAGAAGATTTTTTGACTGCTATAAAAAAATCGCAAGAACAAAGTTATCAAGAGAAACTAGAAGAGCGCCTAGATTTATTTTTACAACAAGTAGATTCTACGCCAAAAGTTATTAAGAAAATAAGCCTAAAAACATTAGATAGCATTCACATTATCAATATAAAAGATATTATTTACTGCCAAGGTGAGGGAAATTACACGACCTTTCATCTCCTAAATCAGGAAGAAATTATTGTGTCAAAAAATTTACGAGAGTATGAAACCTTGCTTCCTAGTCAACTCTTTTTGCGTACCCATCAATCTTTTCTGGTCAACTCTGAACACATCCTTCGGTACGATAAACGAGATAATCAGGGACTAGTTTGTTCACAAAATCATCACATTCCTGTTTCCATAAGAAAGAAAGAGGCTGTCTTAGAATTTTTAAAAAAATTATACTAAAACATCGCATTTCATTGTAACTCCAACGCTTTTTAGTCGGCTATCGGCGCTTTTTTATTACTAGAGTTTCTTCATGTAGAATCGCCTATTTTTGTAATAACAACAGATGAAGTAAATCTTTATTGTTATCTGTATAAATAGGTACCTATCAATTGAATCTAGTCGAATAAAGCTGAACAACGACTCAAAACAACCTAGTAAGCGCTTCATTAACTAAATTTATAACATGAAAAAGAATTTTTTTGTTGCTCTTATCGCCTTATTGCTTGCTGTAACCTCTTGTGAAAAGGAGGAAATTTTGGAAGTAACTACTGGTGAAGAATCAACTGTAGAAACATTGGCAGCCAATAGTAATTTTAGAGGAACTGCTAGCACGGTTTTAAGACCCTATGTCGTCGCTACGGGACCTTGTTATGGCACGTCTCACTCTGGCAATTCTTATGAAACATTGGTGTATGTAACAGGAACCAAACCTTATCATAGAAAAGTAACCGTGTTTGGGTGGAGAAATGCCAATATGTCCTCTATTCCCAATACTTATACAATTGATGTTCCTGCTAACTCAACCACTTCTAGTCGAATAAACACCTTCTCTAACGCAACGATGCGCTACCATTCTATCAAAGTAGAAGTTGACAAAGTACTCAAACAAGATGCTTCTGGGCAATGGGTAACAGACAACTCATCGAGTACAACTACTGCGACAATTCCTGTTCAAAACTGCTACGATAGTAGCGGTGGTGGCGGTGGTTTTGGTTTTAGTCCTTCTCTCTAACACCTATAAAGCAAATGCAGCTTGAAATCGAATTTTCAAGCTGCATTTTTTTATCAGATGAACGACATTAGTCGTTGTAAATACTAGCAATAACGTCTTTGTAATCGGATAAAATAACACGACGCTTCAATTTCATGGTTGGTGTCAAATGTCCAGAGTCTACATCCCAAGGACCAGCAACTAGCTTAAATTTCTTAATTTGTTCTACTTTGCTAAAGTTAGGATTCAGTTTGGTCACTAATTTTTCAAAATACTCCAACACTTGCTTATCTTCCAACATCGCTTCTTTAGAACTTACATTGATGCCTTTTTTCTTGCACCATTGTTCCAATGTATCCATAGCAGGTAAAATTAAAGCAGAAACAAATTTTCTATTATCACCAATAACCATGACTTGTTCCACTAAGAAATCTTCACGAAAAATTCCTTCAATTGGCGCTGGAGCAACATATTTTCCTCCTGAAGTTTTTAACAATTCTTTTTTTCGATCGGTTATTTTAAGAAAATCAATGCCATTTTTTCGAATTAACTTACCAACATCCCCTGTCAAGAACCACCCATCTGCGGTAAATTCCTCTGCTGTTTTTTCTGGTTTGTTGTAATACCCCATCATTACATTTGGTCCTTTAACCATAATTTCTCCAGCATCGGGACCATAAGCTTCTTCATTCACATCAATACGAACCGTTACTTTTGGAATAATTGGTCCAACAGTTCCCAACAATGCCAAATTTGCCTCATACCCGCTCACAGCAATTGCAGGCGAAGTTTCAGTCATACCATAGCCCTCACGAACGGGCACACCTATGGCTGAAAAGAATTGCGCCATTTTGCGCGGGCAAGCAGCCGCCCCAGTCAAAATTCCTTTGACACGTCCTCCTAGATTTTCACGGACTTTGCTAAATACAATTTTATCAGCTAATGCCCATTTGACTGAATTAAATCCAGAAGGTTCAAAATCATAGGCATATTGATTGGTCAGCCCCTCTGCCCAGAAGAATATCTTTTGCTTTAGAGGACTACCTTCTTTCGCTTTCGTAACAATTTTTTCATATACTTTTTCTAATAAACGAGGTACTGTGGTGAAGAAATGCGGACGAACTTCTTTTAGACTTTCTCCTAAAGTATCAATACTTTGGGCATACATGATACTTGCTCCCATATACATATAAGCATAAACAACCGTACGCTCAAAGACATGGCACAACGGCAAGAAACTCAAAGCAACATCACCTTTTTTGATGGGAACCAAAGGTCCCACAGCTAAGATATTGCTCAAAATATTATTGTGCGACAACATTACCCCTTTTGGATTACCCGTTGTTCCAGACGTATAGATCAAAGTTGCCAAGTCTTCTGATTTGATACCTGCTTTTATTTTCTCAACCGGTGCCAAATCTCCATCGGTATGAATCGTTTCCCAATGGTGCACATCATTACCTTTGCCATCTTTTTCACCTTCTACCTTATCAAAGGTAAAAATCCCCTGCAAACTAGGAATATCAGGGTGTGCTTTTCGTACTTTTTCTAACAAATCCCCATGTCCCAAAAAGCAATATTTGATACTTGCATCATTAAAAATATACACATATTCTTTAGGACTTATGGTTGGGTAAATTGGCACATTAATCACCCCAATTTGAGCCATTCCAATGTCCATGATATTCCATTCTGGTCGATTATTATGAGAAATCAAAGCGATTTTATCCCCTGGTTTCACCCCCATTTGCAACAAACCCAAACTAACTTGGTTTGCCAATTTTATAAATTCTTCGGTACTATAGCTGTAATTATGACCTTTGATGTGCTTTCCGCCAATAGATGCGGCTAAGGGTCCTTGTTC
It includes:
- a CDS encoding sulfite exporter TauE/SafE family protein, yielding MELYAWIVLCGAFAGFVATLAGLGSVLTLYVLIQIVGLDADIANGTNRIGIMAMALMALPTFYKNGHLNVKKSWWIILSIFVGALGGAVLAAKYIDNDAFKDIFKYLLLVMLVLVLANPKKWIRSTDHSHKMNKWMIPIFILMGFYAGFIQVGTGVFLVVFLALAGRYSLVDANGIKLAAIALYTIACIAIFAVENKIDWEIGTVLAIGQGIGAYLAAKFATTYPKSNGFVRYLLIVMLIVAIVQMFELHTYFVG
- the mce gene encoding methylmalonyl-CoA epimerase — protein: MKVEHIGIAIKDLSTSNALFAKLFGEAHYKVEAVESEGVATSFFQCGETKIELLEATREDSPIAKFIEKRGEGIHHIAFEVDDIHAEMKRLAAEGFTILNPEPKKGADNKLVCFLHPKTTNGVLVELCQEIR
- a CDS encoding class I SAM-dependent methyltransferase translates to MGAIKFFIQGIKHFKEVGTFSRSSHFVGKTMTKDKHVDFSTAKCIVELGAGDGPITKQILKKMAPDAKLLCFEINDKFYEELQEKFGHDERITIINDDAKKLGDYIRQAGYEKADAVISAIPFVIIPEDDIIEEAHKFLKKGGKYVQLHYSLVAKKRYERIFNNMEIDFVMLNVPPAFIHVCEKL
- a CDS encoding histidine kinase, translating into MKSKYFILALLLFGTVTNQAQNQAHIDSLIQLAQKETIVITKVKLLNQIAKMYRYSNPQKAIEYNQKAIYLIPKDSCDKLGNLYSTMGTIYGHIGELSQTLFYLDSAATLFTRAKSFDKLASIYSNMSATHFFMSAFQKSAEYLYKSIRINEQFGDTAGLAYNFAALAAMKYELKEFEASIQMGRKVLEQYPLQNEFLFMGNTSLNIGLAYSSINKVDTALFYLDQGLDYFEKENYLGGKAKIYSEKSSLYLKHQQIDSAKQYIHKALSLKEYITDQNQKLDIQMSLANIYFYENNHSKSIQLYDTVRKVAHKIPYRAIEKAALEGLIDNYQALKQYAKVAEYLRAYIVLKDTILNAEKQQQIKEMEIKYETNKKEQEIALLAKDRDIHALNALRNQQWAYSAFIILILVLLISFLLLRQNKLRAQQKTAQLKHQLLRNQMNPHFIFNALTAIQSYVYENNPKAAGVYLSSFAKLVRAILENSRKEYITLDKEIQWLENYLKLQLLRFDHQFEYQINLDPQLDSYELLIPPMLTQPFIENALEHGLKNIDYKGKITIQFTIEATQLLKISVEDNGIGYSPPSSHATSTHNSLATKITQERLLFLNKNQANDIHFSIKPAQPSGTIVSFIIPLKSI
- a CDS encoding LytTR family DNA-binding domain-containing protein; translation: MRVIIVDDEARARKALRQTILLYTPHLDIVGEAHSVPSAIEKIRNHQPDLVLLDVQLGDGNGFDVLNKTKPYSFQVIFITAYNQYAVKAFKVAAIDYILKPIDPEDFLTAIKKSQEQSYQEKLEERLDLFLQQVDSTPKVIKKISLKTLDSIHIINIKDIIYCQGEGNYTTFHLLNQEEIIVSKNLREYETLLPSQLFLRTHQSFLVNSEHILRYDKRDNQGLVCSQNHHIPVSIRKKEAVLEFLKKLY
- a CDS encoding long-chain fatty acid--CoA ligase — encoded protein: MNPTRLFDIPYYQLEQGPLAASIGGKHIKGHNYSYSTEEFIKLANQVSLGLLQMGVKPGDKIALISHNNRPEWNIMDIGMAQIGVINVPIYPTISPKEYVYIFNDASIKYCFLGHGDLLEKVRKAHPDIPSLQGIFTFDKVEGEKDGKGNDVHHWETIHTDGDLAPVEKIKAGIKSEDLATLIYTSGTTGNPKGVMLSHNNILSNILAVGPLVPIKKGDVALSFLPLCHVFERTVVYAYMYMGASIMYAQSIDTLGESLKEVRPHFFTTVPRLLEKVYEKIVTKAKEGSPLKQKIFFWAEGLTNQYAYDFEPSGFNSVKWALADKIVFSKVRENLGGRVKGILTGAAACPRKMAQFFSAIGVPVREGYGMTETSPAIAVSGYEANLALLGTVGPIIPKVTVRIDVNEEAYGPDAGEIMVKGPNVMMGYYNKPEKTAEEFTADGWFLTGDVGKLIRKNGIDFLKITDRKKELLKTSGGKYVAPAPIEGIFREDFLVEQVMVIGDNRKFVSALILPAMDTLEQWCKKKGINVSSKEAMLEDKQVLEYFEKLVTKLNPNFSKVEQIKKFKLVAGPWDVDSGHLTPTMKLKRRVILSDYKDVIASIYND